Genomic DNA from Thermobifida alba:
TGGACAAGCCGGAGTGCGCGGACGCCGCGAGCCAGTGGCAGGAACTGCCGGAGGTGCAGGAGGCACCCGCCTCGGTGGCGCTCTTCCGGGGAGCGGACGGCTCCCTCACCCACACTCTGCTGGAGCTTCCCGAGGACCTCGCCACGCAGGCCATCGACACCGTGCCCGTCGAGGAGTGCGCCACCTACGAGGCGACCCTGGAGGACGGCGCCTCCCACTCGTACACGGTGCGCGAACTCGACCTGGAGACCATCGGCGACCAGTCCCGCGGCTTCGTCGTGGCGACGGAGTCCGGGGACGGGGAGGCGGTGCTGCTCTACAGCCTCCTCTACCGGGAGGGCGGACGCCTGGGCTCGGTCTCCATGATCGGCGGACCCGAGACGGAGCAGCGGGTCGCGGACTTCGCCGCCGCCGCCCTGGAGTACCAGAGCGAGGTCCTGGGGTGACTCCCCGGCCGCCACGGCTGGCGCCCCCCGGGCCGATCCACTAGAGTGGACGGCAGTTCGAACGCACGTTCGACTCCAGTGGGGGGAGAGGGCGTGACCACGGCAGCGTCCACGTCGGACCGCGGGGCGATCCGGTCCGGCCTGGCGGGACAGCCCTCTCCCCCGCCCTCCCGGCCCGGCTGACCGCGCCCGCCGCGGCCTCATCCCGCCGCTCCTCGCGCCCCCGTGGGGCTGTCCGCCGACGCGTCCGCGACCAGGGCCCGCACCTCGGGACGGCGTCCGGACACCCCGACCGCGAAGACCACGTCGACCGTCCGCTCCCCGTCCCGTCCGGCGAACCGGGCCAGCCACCAGCATCCGTGCCGCCAGACGTCCACCGGTTCGGCCGAGACCAGCAGGCGCCGCCGCTCCCGCCACTCCCCGCTGGCCCGCAGCCGCCGCAGCATCCGCGTGCGTGACACCTCGCGCAGCTCGCACGGGACAGGGGAGCGCATCCGCCTCCCGAGCTCCCGGAGCTCCGGGGACAGCGCCGCGACGACCGCGACCTCCGCGGCCAGCAGCCCCCAGTGCCAGGGGGAGGAGTCGGCCAGTACCGCCCAACCGGAGCGGGGCAGCCCGATCGTGGCCGCCGCCGCGGCGAGGAACAGGCCGCTGCGGGTCAGACTGCGCCATCCGACGGGTTCGGTGCTCAGTCCGCCGAAACAGCCGCACCCCAGCTCCGGATCACGTCTGCGCAACCGGAGGAGGGCGACCAGGCCGACGGCGAACATCGCGGCGCAGACCACCCGGGCGGCCTGCGCGACCGGTCCGGCCAGGGCCAGCAGCGCCACCGCCAGCACAGCCTCCAGCACCGCGTGGGCCAGTGAGAACGGCTGGCGCAGAGCCACGGGGAGCAGCACCGCCGGCCCCTGGGGGGTGCGATCCGCCGCCTTGGCCGCGGCGCCGAGCAGCAGCACGGCGGCCAGGATCCACAACTGGGTCTCACGGAACGTCTCGATCACGGTCCACCTGCGGTCAGGGTCGCGGTACAGCACCCGGTCTCGGGCTGTCCGCCCAACGCCACGAAGGCGGCGAGGGTCAGTTCGGCGATCCGGCCGCTGGCCGGGGAGTCGCAGACGGTGCAGCGGTCGCAGAAGTGGCTGGCGGCCGCACCGCAGGCCACCACGGGAAGCACCGCGGCGGTCCGGGCGCACTCGTTGACCAGGCGGACCGTCGCGCCGAGGGACAGCAGCGGCAGCGGCGCGCACGAGGTCGCCCGGTCGCAGACCGGACCGCAGTCACCGGTCCGGTCCAGGGCCGGGTAGGCCACAC
This window encodes:
- a CDS encoding MauE/DoxX family redox-associated membrane protein, with protein sequence MIETFRETQLWILAAVLLLGAAAKAADRTPQGPAVLLPVALRQPFSLAHAVLEAVLAVALLALAGPVAQAARVVCAAMFAVGLVALLRLRRRDPELGCGCFGGLSTEPVGWRSLTRSGLFLAAAAATIGLPRSGWAVLADSSPWHWGLLAAEVAVVAALSPELRELGRRMRSPVPCELREVSRTRMLRRLRASGEWRERRRLLVSAEPVDVWRHGCWWLARFAGRDGERTVDVVFAVGVSGRRPEVRALVADASADSPTGARGAAG